One Ignavibacteria bacterium genomic window carries:
- the recF gene encoding DNA replication and repair protein RecF (All proteins in this family for which functions are known are DNA-binding proteins that assist the filamentation of RecA onto DNA for the initiation of recombination or recombinational repair.): MVLKKLFLKNFRNYIFLEAAFNGKFNFIYGNNGNGKTNILEAISLVSLAKSFIGSGESDCVKQGEKSFIVKGDYVNDLDNDEIVSVEYDSDAKKKTFFLNKEKITSVSSELFGKFPVVYLTPHSLNISYGNPSDRRKFFDILISQTSRVYLDRLKELNRLLQLKNALLKDYVIFKRYSNDEFNSLFNTYNEKLVEVSANITFKRLNFLREFIADFEKSYALLVKDGGKGEICYYSEFIGEIDVLKDKELSVEDLESVYKKRLAEFKKEETGRVLSLVGPQRDDYVFKIAKSGDVFDLKNHGSQGEHKTFIVAVKLAEYEYLKSKKNTDPVLLLDDILSELDENRVSQIISHLKDYGQIFLTTIDRNYLNNIKQFYKDNEISVFKVTNGEVVQE; the protein is encoded by the coding sequence TTGGTTTTAAAGAAGCTATTCCTCAAAAATTTCAGAAACTACATTTTTTTAGAAGCTGCATTTAACGGCAAATTCAATTTTATATACGGCAACAACGGCAACGGCAAGACGAATATTCTTGAGGCAATTTCGCTGGTTAGTCTTGCGAAGAGCTTTATAGGTTCGGGTGAGTCCGATTGCGTTAAGCAGGGCGAGAAAAGTTTTATTGTAAAAGGTGATTATGTAAATGACCTTGATAACGATGAGATTGTAAGTGTTGAGTATGACTCGGATGCAAAAAAGAAAACGTTCTTTCTCAATAAAGAAAAAATTACAAGTGTTTCATCGGAGCTGTTCGGAAAGTTTCCGGTTGTTTATTTAACTCCGCACAGCTTGAATATTTCTTACGGTAATCCTTCTGACAGAAGAAAGTTCTTTGATATTCTGATTTCACAGACAAGCAGAGTTTATCTCGACAGACTTAAAGAGCTGAACCGTTTGCTTCAGTTGAAGAATGCTTTGTTGAAAGATTATGTAATCTTCAAAAGGTATTCAAATGATGAGTTTAATTCGCTGTTTAATACATACAACGAAAAGCTTGTAGAGGTATCGGCGAACATAACTTTTAAGCGACTGAATTTTTTAAGAGAGTTTATTGCTGACTTCGAGAAAAGCTATGCGCTGCTTGTAAAAGACGGTGGTAAAGGGGAGATATGTTATTACTCGGAGTTCATTGGCGAGATTGATGTTTTAAAAGATAAAGAGCTTAGTGTCGAGGATCTGGAGAGTGTTTATAAAAAACGTCTTGCTGAATTCAAGAAAGAAGAAACCGGTAGAGTGCTTTCGCTTGTCGGTCCGCAGAGAGATGATTATGTTTTTAAGATTGCGAAAAGCGGTGATGTTTTTGATTTGAAAAATCACGGTTCGCAAGGTGAACATAAGACGTTCATAGTTGCAGTGAAACTTGCAGAGTATGAATATCTGAAGAGTAAAAAAAATACCGACCCGGTGTTGCTTCTCGATGATATTTTATCTGAGCTTGATGAGAACAGAGTATCGCAGATTATATCGCACTTGAAAGACTACGGGCAGATTTTTTTGACGACGATTGACAGGAATTATTTGAATAACATAAAGCAGTTTTATAAAGATAATGAAATTTCCGTTTTTAAAGTAACAAACGGAGAGGTGGTGCAGGAGTAA
- a CDS encoding 4-alpha-glucanotransferase — protein MDYSYLLNTHTADKWQRIGINRRAGVCAPLFHIYSQQSIGIGDFSDLKRLVDWCNITGQTIIQLLPLNELSHDFSPYNSISTFALEPCYVSLRHLRRVEIKSYADNIAKLKKKFPAGEKRVNYEIKDAKLKLLRKIFLKLKNFNSRNYNKFIRTNIYWLKSYAAFKILKQKSGDKDWSNWNEINKNFSEELIKKTEEKNKKEFEFYYWLQWQLYEQLKSARRYANRNNVLLLGDLPFLVARDSVDVWSQQNFFILNKQAGAPPDMYFAKGQKWGMPPYDWGNIATDNWAYIKNRLKYAENFYDMFRIDHFVGLFRLWTLSYEENKLKKTGGSFEPQQENLWETHGRTIISEMNSATDMLPCAEDLGTVPQCSYTVLKEFGIPGIDVQRWNKVYHDGFHFKNPLEYRTNSIATVSTHDSSFLPVWWKYEAGYIDKLERKFFLNFLGLNEDQFDTGFIYCALQKVMEAASIFSIQLLPEYLYLDENILEKYSDWTYRINFPGYVSQDNWSITSPCSLEALKRLEINDTILKIVKENNRYVTKDE, from the coding sequence ATGGATTACAGTTATTTATTAAATACTCATACCGCCGACAAATGGCAACGAATCGGAATCAACCGCCGCGCAGGAGTATGCGCGCCTCTTTTTCATATTTATTCACAACAAAGCATAGGGATTGGTGATTTTTCAGATTTGAAACGACTTGTTGACTGGTGCAACATAACGGGTCAGACAATAATCCAGCTTTTACCTTTAAACGAACTCAGCCACGATTTCTCTCCATATAATTCCATCAGTACATTTGCGCTTGAACCTTGCTATGTTTCTCTCAGACATCTCAGAAGAGTTGAAATAAAAAGTTATGCAGATAACATTGCAAAGCTGAAAAAAAAATTCCCTGCTGGAGAAAAAAGAGTTAACTATGAAATTAAAGATGCAAAGTTAAAGCTTTTAAGAAAAATTTTCTTGAAGCTTAAGAATTTTAACTCAAGAAATTATAACAAATTTATCAGGACAAATATTTATTGGCTAAAAAGTTATGCTGCATTTAAGATTTTAAAACAAAAATCGGGTGATAAAGACTGGAGCAATTGGAATGAAATAAATAAAAATTTTTCTGAAGAACTCATAAAGAAAACCGAAGAAAAAAATAAAAAAGAATTTGAATTTTACTACTGGCTTCAGTGGCAGTTATATGAACAGCTCAAATCTGCAAGGCGATATGCAAACAGAAACAATGTTTTGCTTTTAGGCGATTTGCCATTTCTTGTTGCGCGTGACAGCGTCGATGTATGGTCACAACAAAATTTTTTTATACTGAACAAACAAGCCGGTGCTCCTCCTGACATGTATTTTGCCAAAGGACAAAAGTGGGGTATGCCGCCTTATGATTGGGGCAACATAGCAACCGATAACTGGGCATATATAAAAAACCGCCTTAAGTATGCGGAAAATTTTTATGATATGTTCCGAATTGACCATTTTGTGGGGTTGTTCAGATTATGGACATTATCTTATGAAGAGAATAAGTTGAAAAAAACCGGGGGTTCATTTGAACCCCAACAAGAAAATCTCTGGGAAACTCACGGAAGAACAATTATTTCCGAAATGAACTCTGCGACGGATATGCTTCCATGCGCGGAAGATTTGGGAACGGTGCCTCAGTGTTCATACACTGTTTTAAAAGAATTTGGAATTCCCGGAATCGATGTTCAGAGATGGAACAAGGTTTATCATGACGGATTTCACTTTAAAAATCCTCTCGAATACAGAACAAATTCCATTGCAACGGTCTCGACACATGATTCGAGCTTTCTGCCTGTGTGGTGGAAGTATGAAGCGGGATATATTGATAAGCTTGAAAGAAAATTTTTTTTAAATTTTCTTGGTTTAAATGAAGATCAGTTTGATACAGGATTTATTTATTGTGCATTGCAAAAAGTTATGGAAGCGGCTTCCATATTCAGCATTCAACTTTTACCTGAGTATCTTTATCTCGATGAAAATATTTTAGAAAAATATTCAGACTGGACTTACAGAATTAATTTTCCGGGATATGTAAGTCAGGATAATTGGTCAATTACTTCTCCTTGTTCACTCGAAGCTTTAAAAAGACTTGAGATAAACGATACTATTTTGAAAATTGTAAAAGAGAATAATAGATATGTAACGAAAGATGAATAA
- a CDS encoding YiiX family permuted papain-like enzyme: MKKWKYIIITVVILFLLGAGYYLKRKYYDPKTRLNNANEEITALVDQNNIKEGDIIFQSLNSKQCQAIKDATKSKYTHCGIIFKNGNEFLVYEAVQPVKITPLNKWIARGNDEHYVIKRLNNASEVLNSEIVKNMKSEAESFVGKNYDIYFGWSDDKIYCSELVWKIYKDAANIEVGKLKKLKDFDLSGDEVKRIMSERYGSNIPYNEDVISPADIYDSELLYTVKSN, encoded by the coding sequence ATGAAAAAATGGAAATATATAATTATTACAGTCGTAATTTTATTTCTGCTCGGAGCAGGATATTATCTCAAAAGAAAATATTATGACCCGAAAACAAGATTAAATAATGCCAACGAAGAAATCACTGCACTTGTTGACCAAAACAACATTAAAGAAGGTGATATAATTTTTCAATCGCTAAACTCAAAGCAGTGTCAGGCAATTAAAGATGCAACAAAATCGAAATACACTCACTGCGGAATAATCTTTAAAAACGGAAACGAGTTTCTTGTTTATGAAGCCGTTCAGCCAGTTAAGATTACGCCTCTAAACAAATGGATTGCACGCGGCAACGATGAACATTATGTAATCAAAAGGTTAAACAACGCCAGCGAAGTTTTGAATTCTGAGATTGTGAAAAATATGAAAAGCGAAGCAGAAAGTTTTGTTGGGAAAAATTATGATATATACTTCGGATGGAGCGATGATAAAATTTACTGCTCCGAGCTTGTCTGGAAAATTTATAAAGATGCCGCAAACATCGAAGTCGGAAAATTAAAAAAATTAAAAGACTTTGACTTATCAGGTGATGAAGTTAAACGCATAATGAGCGAACGTTATGGAAGCAACATTCCTTACAACGAAGATGTTATCTCACCCGCAGATATTTATGATTCGGAGTTACTCTATACAGTAAAATCAAATTAA
- a CDS encoding PEP/pyruvate-binding domain-containing protein: MNNGKNILYLLGGNGSNKIWWNYTLPYFETITPVPIDFSHLDNKSKNFNSFNFLDKLADDLVKQTKQGCNILACGINALVVLRVCVKYPKYFNKIILFAPIGANLWKSKYGNLLSSAIPRKIAKYILSNHPRRISKRLTDRYWSKNIIKKFTDGYKQTQIFEEYFKYVKPYNALDLTEWIENDIEIIWGEKDKVVSIENLPAWDAILARANLNITVKNNWGHYPYFEQPEEFVNTIQESLITNKNSFSSHTKSGRLKLATIESSAKIKVPEFFTIKNSELSEFSISAVEQHLSITNYSILSTHSLYAVRSSSSNEDNIDSSSAGQYASFISVKKEELAERIFNVFASGGKEQVNEVIVQEFIEPMVSGVAFVRNISCEIEWVEGHLEELVSGKKKPFRAIVSDMKGEWQKNWNMYVEDAPFVLMLSNLTDFLNKCISVFQYQHSDIEWAWDGESYYLLQIRPVTSYNWHRALTSANLDEILPKQVSKLMDYAQVGAAASISRIYSLWDTRVLEDNEPFTVLYENASYINLDLYMSLFKRWGLPSSVLSKDIGGTAPELQFNFFKFIKNTPRFYKMICVTRKYILSTEQHIKEFEKELLSLKETGEYINWFVRYYMFIVRTNIIIKAANSSSRGAFLYKKNKIYSELNESSKHRTSFESDPASPRNTSDFKSVVELEQPRGTAKLFYAAGFFGFNNYFVYVREWFRDNNMRLFQRLHAGLQGTEQGREWLKKFDAVRSITGTFWADEGDVYEQDFSFVIYPGSAEGVVGEGKDILIVDYLDPGKYSEYKKYKAVISKTGGKFSHGAILLRELKIPSAIVSNVENDLEGKRVKYENGKVFTNEKDDPEGTPLLRSE; encoded by the coding sequence ATGAATAATGGAAAAAACATATTGTATCTGCTTGGCGGAAACGGGAGCAATAAAATATGGTGGAATTATACGCTTCCGTATTTTGAAACTATTACTCCGGTGCCAATAGATTTTTCTCACCTTGATAATAAATCAAAAAATTTTAATTCTTTTAACTTTCTCGACAAGCTTGCTGATGATTTAGTTAAGCAAACCAAGCAGGGCTGTAACATTCTTGCATGCGGAATAAACGCTCTTGTTGTTTTGCGCGTCTGTGTTAAATATCCCAAGTATTTTAATAAAATAATTTTGTTTGCTCCCATCGGAGCGAATTTGTGGAAAAGCAAATATGGAAATTTGTTGTCGTCAGCCATTCCAAGAAAGATTGCGAAATATATTTTGTCAAACCATCCAAGAAGAATTTCAAAAAGACTTACAGACAGATACTGGAGCAAAAACATAATTAAAAAATTTACAGACGGCTATAAACAAACTCAGATTTTTGAGGAGTATTTTAAATATGTAAAACCATATAACGCTCTCGACCTAACCGAATGGATTGAAAATGACATTGAGATAATCTGGGGAGAGAAAGATAAAGTTGTGAGCATTGAAAATCTTCCTGCGTGGGATGCGATACTTGCGCGAGCGAACTTGAATATAACTGTAAAAAATAACTGGGGACATTATCCTTATTTTGAGCAACCAGAAGAATTTGTAAATACTATTCAAGAATCATTAATTACTAATAAAAATTCTTTTTCATCTCATACAAAATCAGGGAGATTAAAACTTGCAACAATTGAATCCAGTGCAAAAATAAAAGTCCCTGAATTTTTTACAATTAAAAATTCTGAGTTATCAGAATTTTCAATCAGTGCAGTTGAACAACATCTTTCAATTACTAATTACTCAATATTAAGTACTCATTCGCTGTATGCGGTTCGCTCGTCTTCATCAAATGAAGACAACATCGATTCATCGAGCGCAGGCCAATACGCTTCATTTATTAGTGTAAAAAAGGAAGAGCTTGCGGAAAGAATTTTTAATGTGTTTGCAAGCGGTGGAAAAGAACAAGTGAATGAAGTAATTGTTCAGGAGTTTATCGAGCCGATGGTTTCGGGTGTTGCGTTTGTAAGAAACATAAGCTGTGAGATCGAATGGGTCGAGGGGCATCTTGAAGAGCTTGTCAGCGGAAAGAAAAAACCTTTTCGTGCGATTGTTTCGGATATGAAAGGTGAATGGCAGAAAAACTGGAACATGTATGTCGAGGATGCACCGTTTGTTTTAATGCTTTCTAATCTCACGGATTTTTTAAATAAATGTATAAGTGTTTTTCAGTATCAGCATTCGGATATCGAGTGGGCTTGGGACGGAGAGAGTTATTACTTGTTGCAAATAAGACCTGTGACTTCATACAACTGGCACCGCGCTTTGACATCGGCAAATCTCGATGAGATTCTGCCAAAGCAAGTGAGCAAACTCATGGATTACGCGCAGGTTGGAGCGGCGGCGAGTATCAGCAGGATTTATTCTCTTTGGGATACGCGTGTTCTTGAAGACAATGAACCGTTCACGGTTTTGTATGAAAATGCATCGTACATAAATCTTGATTTGTATATGTCGTTGTTCAAAAGATGGGGATTACCCTCATCGGTTTTATCAAAGGACATTGGAGGAACAGCACCTGAATTACAATTTAATTTCTTTAAGTTCATAAAAAACACTCCGCGATTTTATAAAATGATTTGTGTTACCAGAAAATATATTTTATCGACTGAGCAACACATAAAAGAATTTGAGAAAGAACTTTTGTCGTTGAAAGAAACCGGTGAGTATATTAATTGGTTTGTTAGGTATTATATGTTCATTGTCCGCACGAACATAATCATAAAAGCGGCGAATTCGAGCTCGCGGGGAGCATTTCTTTATAAGAAAAATAAAATTTACAGTGAGCTTAATGAAAGCTCTAAGCACCGCACTTCTTTTGAAAGCGACCCTGCATCGCCAAGAAACACATCGGATTTTAAAAGTGTTGTTGAGCTTGAACAGCCACGAGGAACTGCGAAGCTGTTTTATGCTGCGGGTTTTTTTGGATTCAATAATTATTTTGTTTATGTCCGCGAGTGGTTTCGCGATAACAACATGCGGCTGTTTCAAAGACTGCATGCGGGTTTGCAAGGCACAGAACAGGGACGGGAGTGGCTTAAGAAATTCGATGCAGTGCGGAGCATTACGGGAACATTCTGGGCTGATGAAGGTGATGTATATGAACAGGATTTTTCATTTGTGATTTATCCCGGCTCGGCTGAAGGAGTTGTAGGTGAAGGGAAAGATATTTTGATTGTTGATTATCTTGACCCGGGAAAATACAGTGAGTATAAAAAATATAAAGCGGTCATCAGCAAAACCGGCGGTAAGTTTTCTCACGGCGCAATTCTTTTGAGAGAATTAAAAATTCCGTCAGCGATTGTAAGTAATGTTGAAAATGATTTGGAGGGTAAGAGGGTGAAGTATGAGAATGGGAAGGTATTTACTAATGAAAAGGATGACCCAGAGGGTACCCCTTTGCTACGCTCAGAATGA
- a CDS encoding class I SAM-dependent methyltransferase — MSEYTSTIRQDFDVISAFPAKKWDHNKEFYKFVIKNLPANCKNVLEIGSGQGKLCKEVAKYSESVIGLDLSQRMTEHAQKLNSSDNIKYFTADYLNYDFPENHLECIITMAVLHHINFDSFAEKVKHNLKPNGRLIIIDLLQNSFIENALNASVSIPLGIAKNIYHNGFIRTPKTERDQWKKHSATDVYLTYRELIKLANKYFPGAEIKRQLFWRYSLVWTE, encoded by the coding sequence ATGTCCGAATACACTTCAACAATCCGGCAGGACTTTGATGTCATCTCCGCTTTTCCTGCAAAGAAATGGGACCATAACAAAGAATTTTATAAGTTTGTTATTAAAAATCTTCCTGCGAATTGTAAAAATGTTTTAGAAATCGGAAGCGGACAGGGTAAGCTCTGCAAAGAAGTTGCAAAATATTCGGAATCGGTAATAGGTTTGGATTTGTCTCAAAGAATGACTGAACATGCGCAAAAATTAAACTCTTCAGACAATATAAAATATTTTACTGCGGATTATCTTAATTATGATTTTCCTGAAAATCATTTAGAATGTATTATCACCATGGCAGTTTTACATCATATTAATTTTGATTCATTCGCAGAAAAAGTAAAACATAATTTAAAGCCGAACGGCAGACTCATAATAATCGATCTTCTTCAAAACAGCTTCATTGAAAACGCACTGAATGCAAGTGTATCCATTCCGCTCGGCATTGCAAAAAATATTTATCATAACGGATTTATAAGAACGCCGAAAACCGAGCGTGACCAATGGAAAAAACACAGCGCAACTGATGTGTATTTAACTTATCGCGAGCTTATAAAACTTGCCAATAAATATTTTCCCGGGGCCGAAATAAAAAGACAATTATTCTGGAGATATTCTTTGGTGTGGACAGAATAA
- the dnaN gene encoding DNA polymerase III subunit beta, which translates to MKFKTTSQEFVTAFNKLNSVIPTRSTLPILDNVLFELSGNKLTMLASDLEIFVKSSLEVTGGEDGKIAVDAKRLLNFVRTLSKEELTFESSDNTKLLVKTKKSKYSFPCQEADEFPLPEETKLKNVVKMDGGVLKRFISKVIHSVNTDAIRRNMSGVLFDIRKDQLRMVATDGFRLGKIIKENFNHPDIRDSKLVVPTKTCNLYIRLNENEPAELSFDENMLKIVFGDVEIISKLIDDTFPNYESVIPKDNDKTLKTNTSDFQQSLKRAQIVSDNITHRVKLEIKNDTITVKADNPEIGAEGEESFDCSFVNNDAEEDFDKKPFSIAFNAEYLLECLNQIETDEVLMNFTTSSKAAIANPTEQKEDENFMELVMPVRIS; encoded by the coding sequence ATGAAATTCAAAACCACTTCCCAGGAGTTTGTAACAGCTTTTAATAAGCTAAATTCAGTAATCCCTACACGCTCTACGCTTCCGATTTTAGATAATGTTTTGTTCGAGTTAAGTGGAAATAAATTGACAATGCTGGCATCGGATTTGGAAATTTTTGTTAAATCATCGCTTGAAGTTACCGGCGGTGAGGACGGAAAAATTGCGGTCGATGCAAAACGCCTTTTGAATTTCGTGAGAACTCTTTCGAAAGAAGAATTGACTTTTGAGAGCTCCGACAACACAAAGCTTCTTGTTAAGACAAAGAAGAGTAAATATTCTTTTCCTTGCCAGGAAGCAGATGAGTTTCCATTGCCGGAAGAAACAAAATTGAAAAATGTAGTTAAGATGGACGGGGGCGTTCTGAAAAGATTTATCAGCAAAGTGATTCATTCGGTTAATACTGATGCTATCAGAAGAAACATGTCGGGAGTTTTGTTTGACATAAGAAAAGACCAGCTTCGTATGGTTGCTACTGACGGTTTCAGACTCGGAAAAATCATAAAAGAAAATTTTAATCATCCTGATATTCGCGACAGCAAGCTTGTTGTTCCGACAAAGACATGCAATTTATATATCCGCTTGAATGAAAATGAACCTGCAGAGCTGAGCTTCGATGAAAATATGCTGAAGATTGTTTTCGGTGATGTTGAGATTATTTCAAAATTGATTGATGATACATTCCCGAATTATGAATCGGTGATACCAAAGGATAACGACAAGACTTTAAAGACGAACACAAGTGATTTTCAGCAGTCGCTTAAAAGAGCGCAGATTGTTTCTGACAATATCACTCACAGAGTTAAATTGGAAATTAAGAATGATACGATTACGGTGAAAGCCGATAATCCTGAAATAGGCGCAGAAGGTGAAGAATCATTCGACTGCAGTTTTGTGAATAATGATGCCGAAGAAGATTTTGATAAGAAGCCGTTCTCGATTGCGTTCAATGCGGAGTATCTGCTTGAATGCCTGAACCAGATTGAAACGGATGAAGTGCTGATGAACTTTACGACGTCTTCGAAAGCCGCAATTGCAAATCCGACCGAGCAGAAGGAAGATGAAAACTTCATGGAGCTCGTAATGCCGGTAAGAATAAGTTAA
- a CDS encoding DUF3536 domain-containing protein — protein MSAKKYLCIHGHFYQPPREDAWTNEISPQPSAAPFHDWNERIFQECYKPNAHAVIVDDSDNVITKVNNYEYLSFNFGSTLIHWIKKIHPKTYQLIIDADKISVIKRKGHGNAIAMVYNHIIMPLANERDKITQIKWGIEDFKFHFNREPEAIWLSETACNQATVEALINENIKYIILDPSQAEKTRKAKRGKWKDVSNGSINSKIAYRCYSEKLKNKFINIFFYDGPLSRNIAFDDHIYDATKLANRIMQNVDAKCKTDQLISSAIDGETFGHHKNFAERTLAYLFYELAQRSGLTVTNFGEYLENHPSEYEVKIKTGRDGEGTSWSCMHGVGRWKEDCGCSGGGINGWNQEWRSPLRDALNWLRDKIAKIYEDAGSHFLKDVWNARNDYIKVILTPDLKTGSEFFYHNAKRYLSSEESEFCIKLLEMQRYGLLMFTSCGWFFADISGIETIQILQYAARAIEIAYEVSGKNLENQFLEKIAEAKSNKPEEKNGREIYLKHFAKRVPDFHN, from the coding sequence ATGAGTGCAAAAAAATATCTGTGCATACACGGTCATTTTTATCAGCCGCCTCGCGAGGATGCATGGACAAACGAAATAAGCCCCCAGCCATCCGCAGCGCCTTTTCACGACTGGAACGAAAGAATTTTTCAGGAATGTTATAAACCAAACGCACACGCAGTAATTGTGGATGACTCCGATAACGTAATTACTAAAGTTAACAACTACGAATATCTCAGCTTTAATTTTGGTTCGACTCTTATTCACTGGATAAAAAAAATTCATCCCAAAACATATCAATTAATAATAGATGCCGATAAAATAAGCGTTATAAAACGCAAAGGGCACGGTAATGCAATCGCGATGGTGTATAATCACATCATTATGCCGCTTGCAAATGAACGCGACAAAATAACACAGATAAAATGGGGAATTGAAGATTTTAAATTTCACTTTAACCGCGAGCCGGAGGCAATATGGCTTTCAGAAACTGCATGCAATCAGGCGACTGTTGAAGCTTTAATTAATGAGAATATAAAATACATTATTCTTGACCCTTCGCAGGCAGAAAAAACCAGAAAAGCAAAGCGTGGCAAGTGGAAAGATGTAAGCAACGGTAGTATAAATTCCAAGATTGCATATCGTTGTTATTCGGAAAAACTAAAAAATAAATTCATAAACATTTTTTTCTATGACGGACCGCTTTCACGAAACATTGCATTCGATGACCATATATATGATGCAACAAAGCTTGCAAACAGAATTATGCAGAATGTTGATGCTAAATGCAAAACAGACCAGCTTATTTCAAGTGCAATAGACGGTGAGACCTTCGGTCATCATAAAAATTTTGCTGAAAGAACTCTTGCATATTTGTTTTATGAACTTGCGCAGAGGTCAGGATTAACAGTTACAAATTTCGGTGAGTATCTTGAAAACCATCCTTCAGAGTATGAAGTAAAAATTAAAACAGGTCGCGACGGTGAGGGAACTTCGTGGAGCTGTATGCACGGTGTCGGAAGATGGAAAGAAGACTGCGGATGCTCGGGAGGGGGAATAAATGGATGGAATCAGGAATGGCGCTCGCCTTTACGTGACGCATTGAACTGGCTGCGTGACAAGATTGCAAAAATTTATGAAGATGCGGGAAGTCACTTTTTAAAAGATGTATGGAATGCGAGGAACGATTACATAAAAGTTATTTTAACCCCTGATTTAAAGACCGGCTCTGAGTTTTTTTATCATAATGCGAAAAGGTATCTGAGTTCGGAAGAATCTGAGTTTTGCATTAAACTTCTTGAGATGCAAAGATATGGTTTACTGATGTTCACAAGCTGCGGATGGTTTTTTGCGGACATTTCAGGAATAGAAACGATTCAAATACTTCAATATGCTGCTCGAGCGATTGAAATTGCTTATGAAGTTTCGGGGAAAAATTTGGAGAATCAATTTTTGGAAAAGATTGCTGAAGCAAAGAGCAACAAACCCGAAGAAAAAAACGGACGTGAAATTTATCTGAAGCATTTCGCTAAACGAGTTCCTGATTTTCATAACTAA
- a CDS encoding sterol desaturase family protein yields the protein MDLQTISYIIVGGSAVLMVILERLFPYTKGQKLFREGFFYDFILYTVVQSYLLGLIIFGLLNWIKADTDLYKYSVMENLGIPIWAQFLFFFVTHDLYIYWFHRWQHNNSFLWRTHEAHHSPRTVDWLSGSRSHALEILINQTVEFAPIILLGAAPEIAIMKGTVDAVWGMFIHSNIDVRLGKLQYFINGPEMHRWHHSDDEGREYQNNYGTKLAIWDWMFGTAFYPNPDERKPIKYGLSDTPDYPLSHLTWHDFKNMDTAGKDMHNAAEANNRRTFGGRIVHFFKVIFIDSFVYLKQHLFAFRSFKDDKYVGE from the coding sequence ATGGACTTACAAACAATTTCATATATCATAGTCGGCGGCTCGGCCGTTTTGATGGTCATTCTCGAAAGACTGTTTCCTTACACGAAAGGGCAGAAGCTTTTTCGTGAAGGATTTTTTTACGATTTTATTTTATACACCGTCGTTCAGAGTTATCTGCTTGGACTTATCATCTTCGGACTTCTTAACTGGATTAAAGCCGATACCGACCTTTACAAATACAGCGTGATGGAAAATCTCGGCATTCCAATCTGGGCGCAGTTTCTTTTTTTCTTTGTCACGCATGACTTATACATTTACTGGTTTCACCGCTGGCAGCATAACAATTCTTTTCTGTGGCGTACTCACGAAGCGCATCACTCCCCGCGCACAGTCGATTGGCTTTCCGGCTCTCGCTCGCACGCTCTCGAAATTTTAATTAACCAGACCGTTGAGTTTGCTCCGATAATTCTTCTCGGTGCTGCTCCTGAAATTGCAATCATGAAAGGAACAGTCGATGCAGTCTGGGGAATGTTTATTCACTCAAACATCGATGTTCGTCTCGGCAAGCTGCAGTATTTTATCAACGGTCCCGAAATGCACCGCTGGCATCACTCCGATGACGAAGGTCGCGAGTATCAGAACAACTACGGAACCAAGCTTGCAATCTGGGACTGGATGTTCGGCACTGCATTTTATCCAAACCCGGACGAGCGCAAACCCATTAAATACGGGCTGAGCGACACTCCCGACTACCCGCTCTCGCACCTGACCTGGCACGATTTTAAAAACATGGACACCGCCGGGAAAGATATGCACAACGCCGCTGAAGCAAACAACAGGCGAACATTTGGCGGTCGAATAGTTCATTTCTTCAAAGTCATTTTCATAGACTCATTCGTCTATCTCAAGCAGCACCTCTTCGCCTTCCGCAGCTTCAAAGATGATAAATATGTGGGAGAGTAA